A single region of the Pseudomonas granadensis genome encodes:
- the icmH gene encoding type IVB secretion system protein IcmH/DotU — translation MIKETDYSQDDKTVLLDRQGHGPASSPLTDFAAPPRFEQLEERMIYAARLRPAEAFNISLNSLVAASSELLSEVVRLKHSETREDLYALNERLTAGLKLFEVRALHNGAESSQVMAARYVLCTVVDEAVVTTPWGNESEWSQMSLLSSFHNETFGGEKFFQLLDRLSKNPVKHLPMLELMYLCLSLGFEGKYRVQARGMLELEGIRDALYRQIRQLRGDVPRELSPHWEGLNDQRRNLVRIVPAWMVVLFTLVCLVVMYSGFAWVLGEQRDTVLQPYQPLDPAAVQPQSQP, via the coding sequence ATGATCAAGGAAACGGATTACAGCCAGGACGACAAAACCGTCCTGCTCGATCGCCAGGGCCACGGACCGGCGTCGAGTCCATTGACCGACTTCGCCGCGCCGCCGCGTTTCGAGCAACTGGAAGAGCGCATGATCTACGCCGCGCGTTTGCGTCCGGCCGAAGCGTTCAACATCAGCCTCAACTCGCTGGTCGCGGCCTCCTCGGAACTGCTCTCGGAAGTGGTGCGCCTCAAGCACAGCGAAACCCGCGAAGACTTGTACGCGCTGAACGAGCGACTGACTGCGGGCCTGAAACTGTTTGAAGTACGCGCCCTGCACAACGGCGCCGAAAGCAGCCAGGTGATGGCCGCGCGTTACGTGCTCTGCACCGTGGTTGACGAAGCCGTCGTGACCACGCCGTGGGGCAACGAAAGCGAGTGGTCGCAGATGAGTTTGCTCAGCAGCTTCCACAACGAAACCTTCGGCGGCGAGAAGTTTTTCCAGCTGCTCGATCGGCTGTCGAAAAACCCGGTCAAGCACCTGCCGATGCTCGAACTGATGTACCTGTGCCTGTCCCTCGGTTTCGAGGGCAAGTATCGCGTACAGGCGCGCGGCATGCTCGAACTCGAAGGCATCCGCGACGCCTTGTACCGGCAGATCCGTCAGTTGCGTGGCGATGTGCCGCGCGAGTTGTCGCCGCATTGGGAAGGCCTCAACGACCAGCGGCGCAATCTGGTGCGCATCGTGCCGGCGTGGATGGTGGTGCTGTTCACGCTGGTCTGCCTGGTGGTGATGTATTCGGGCTTCGCCTGGGTCTTGGGCGAGCAGCGCGACACCGTTCTGCAACCTTATCAGCCGCTTGATCCGGCTGCGGTGCAACCGCAGTCGCAGCCGTAA
- the tssM gene encoding type VI secretion system membrane subunit TssM: MKKFFKKVGAFLRQTWVWTLLLVLFLALLVWFAGPLLAVDDYKFWESPTSRLLTIAVLFLIWGLTMVFVSWRAGIRKKAEEASEDGQDRIRREELIDEEQKELKARFKDALKTLKTSSLYRGRSERWRSDLPWYLLIGPQASGKTSLLDFSGLEFPINKIDRKLTRDTLGTRHCDWYFADHGVLIDTAGRYLTQPDAEVDGNAWTTLLELLRKRRRGRPLNGVLVTIPVETLLGGSEQDIDTLARQVRGRLQDVHQKLHVDVPVYLVLSKADKLLGFDEFFDQLTREESDQVLGTSFRKDQVGTDVAVLRNEFEELLRRLNSQVIMRMHSERDTQRRGRILDFPHQLGQIGERLCLFVDMAFTGNRYQRATQLRGFYLTSAPHLTQEMDSTTAGIGASLGMNAGVLPTLRSGRSRFIHHLFSQVIFPEADLAGLDKRERSRIHWGQRALYVGALAALALFGMLWAGGFSANYERLENLRTLAQNWTQQRSALTPRDDAMGVLKTLDTSYAATQAFPKKGDVSYHERGGLYQGEDVNPVVKQAYEHELEAQLLPRVATMLEGQIRANMKDRDRLLNSLRAYLMLNMKDRRDAVWLKDWIATDWSQRYTGNTAVQNGLNAHLDRLLKQPFIYPLNDQLVTQARQVLRSESLATVVYRMLREQARNLPDYRFSQHLGPQGSLFIGTEYVIPGFYTQSGYQQYFSVQGSALVTDILRDNWVLGEGAGISDMDLRRLMVELEQLYFRDYANYWSEAVGQVALPPISDAGEGAEQLAGLTSANSPVLALLTEVRENTRFESTADPVEEAGDAADALADQKGKLGKVGKLASAVADKASALKVAKNLPDTAKKSLQRRFEPLHRLLDDNNGPAADLTPALSALNDLQLQLAGLARSSTPEQAAFELAKTRMSGQRDALTNLRNASGRLPRPLSVWFNVLAEDSWRLVLNDAYQYLNGRYQNELYSVYGKTISKRYPFSATSTSDVAISDFREFFKAQGIVDRFFDNYMRPFVSGDPGNYRMRSVDGHSLPVSKVYLDQMAAALTIRQSFFSINPAEPTVQFKLEPYTLDPAVSRSEFKFGDKTMEYRHGPILPMSFKWPTDAEDGRTSLVMDKMAGRPIGIEKNSGPWSLFRLFDLMQTEYMTGRDVLVLKADVGGLRANYLLTSQRTPNPFDMGVLRTFRMPVQL, from the coding sequence ATGAAAAAGTTTTTCAAGAAAGTCGGCGCCTTCCTGCGCCAGACCTGGGTCTGGACCTTGCTGCTGGTGCTGTTTCTCGCACTGCTGGTGTGGTTCGCCGGTCCATTGTTGGCGGTTGACGATTACAAGTTCTGGGAAAGCCCGACCTCGCGTCTGCTGACCATCGCCGTGCTGTTCCTGATCTGGGGCCTGACCATGGTCTTCGTCAGCTGGCGCGCCGGGATTCGCAAGAAAGCCGAGGAAGCCAGCGAAGACGGCCAGGACCGCATTCGCCGCGAAGAGCTGATCGACGAGGAACAGAAAGAGTTGAAGGCGCGCTTCAAGGACGCGCTGAAAACCCTGAAAACCTCGAGCCTGTATCGCGGCCGCAGTGAGCGCTGGCGCAGCGACTTGCCGTGGTACCTGTTGATCGGTCCGCAGGCCTCGGGCAAGACCAGCCTGCTGGACTTTTCCGGTCTGGAATTCCCGATCAACAAGATCGACCGCAAGCTGACCCGCGACACTCTCGGCACCCGTCACTGCGACTGGTATTTTGCCGATCACGGCGTGCTGATCGACACCGCCGGGCGCTACTTGACCCAGCCCGACGCCGAAGTCGACGGCAACGCCTGGACTACCCTGCTGGAACTGCTGCGCAAGCGTCGCCGCGGTCGTCCATTAAACGGCGTGCTGGTGACCATCCCGGTGGAAACCCTGCTCGGCGGCAGTGAGCAGGACATCGATACGTTGGCGCGTCAGGTGCGTGGGCGTCTGCAAGACGTGCATCAGAAACTGCACGTCGATGTGCCGGTGTATCTGGTTCTGAGCAAGGCCGACAAGCTGCTCGGCTTTGACGAGTTCTTCGACCAACTGACCCGCGAAGAAAGCGATCAGGTGCTCGGTACCAGTTTCCGCAAGGATCAGGTCGGCACCGACGTGGCAGTGCTGCGCAACGAGTTCGAAGAGCTGCTGCGTCGTCTCAACAGCCAAGTCATCATGCGCATGCACTCCGAGCGCGATACCCAGCGCCGTGGCCGCATCCTCGACTTCCCGCATCAACTCGGGCAGATCGGCGAGCGCCTGTGCCTGTTCGTCGACATGGCGTTCACCGGCAACCGTTATCAGCGGGCCACGCAACTGCGCGGTTTCTACCTGACCAGCGCGCCGCACCTGACCCAGGAAATGGATTCGACCACCGCCGGCATCGGCGCCAGCCTCGGCATGAACGCCGGCGTGCTGCCGACCCTGCGCAGCGGCCGTTCGCGGTTCATTCATCACCTGTTCAGCCAGGTGATTTTCCCCGAAGCCGATCTGGCCGGTCTCGACAAGCGCGAGCGCAGCCGCATCCATTGGGGCCAACGGGCGCTGTACGTTGGTGCACTGGCCGCGCTGGCCCTGTTCGGCATGCTCTGGGCCGGTGGTTTTTCGGCCAATTATGAGCGCCTGGAAAACCTGCGCACGCTGGCGCAGAACTGGACCCAGCAACGTTCGGCGCTGACCCCACGCGATGACGCCATGGGCGTGCTGAAAACCCTCGATACCAGCTATGCCGCCACCCAGGCGTTCCCGAAAAAGGGCGACGTGTCGTACCACGAACGCGGTGGGCTGTATCAGGGCGAAGACGTCAATCCGGTGGTCAAGCAAGCCTACGAGCATGAGCTCGAAGCGCAACTGCTGCCACGGGTGGCGACCATGCTCGAAGGGCAGATCCGCGCCAACATGAAGGACCGCGATCGCTTGCTCAACAGCCTGCGCGCGTACCTGATGCTGAACATGAAAGACCGTCGCGATGCCGTCTGGCTCAAGGACTGGATCGCCACCGACTGGTCGCAGCGCTATACCGGCAACACCGCAGTGCAGAACGGTCTAAATGCGCACCTCGATCGTTTGCTCAAGCAGCCGTTCATCTATCCGCTCAACGATCAGCTGGTGACGCAAGCGCGTCAGGTCCTGCGCAGCGAATCGCTGGCGACCGTGGTGTACCGCATGCTCCGCGAGCAGGCGCGCAACCTGCCGGACTACCGTTTCAGCCAGCACCTCGGCCCGCAAGGCTCGTTGTTCATCGGCACGGAATACGTGATTCCGGGCTTCTACACCCAGAGCGGTTATCAGCAGTACTTCTCGGTGCAGGGCTCGGCGCTGGTGACCGACATCCTGCGCGACAACTGGGTGCTGGGCGAAGGCGCGGGCATCAGCGACATGGACTTGCGTCGCCTGATGGTCGAACTGGAGCAACTGTACTTCCGCGACTACGCCAACTACTGGAGCGAAGCGGTCGGCCAGGTTGCATTGCCGCCGATCAGCGACGCCGGTGAAGGCGCCGAGCAACTGGCGGGCCTGACCTCAGCCAACTCGCCGGTGCTGGCGCTGCTCACCGAAGTGCGTGAGAACACCCGCTTCGAATCGACGGCTGATCCGGTCGAGGAAGCCGGTGATGCGGCCGATGCGCTGGCCGACCAGAAAGGCAAGCTGGGCAAGGTCGGCAAGCTGGCGTCTGCCGTGGCGGACAAGGCCTCGGCGCTGAAAGTCGCCAAGAACCTGCCAGACACCGCGAAGAAGTCGCTGCAACGCCGCTTCGAACCGTTGCACCGTTTGCTCGATGACAACAACGGCCCGGCGGCGGACCTGACCCCTGCGCTGAGCGCGCTCAACGACCTGCAGCTACAACTGGCCGGCCTGGCCCGTTCGAGCACGCCGGAACAAGCCGCCTTCGAACTGGCGAAAACCCGCATGAGCGGCCAACGCGATGCGCTGACCAACCTGCGCAATGCCTCTGGTCGTCTGCCGCGTCCGCTGAGCGTGTGGTTCAACGTGCTGGCCGAAGACTCGTGGCGTCTGGTGCTCAACGATGCCTATCAATACCTGAACGGCCGTTATCAGAACGAGCTGTACAGCGTGTATGGCAAAACCATCAGCAAGCGTTATCCGTTCAGCGCCACCAGCACCAGCGACGTGGCGATCAGCGACTTCCGCGAGTTCTTCAAGGCGCAAGGCATCGTCGACCGCTTCTTCGACAACTACATGCGTCCGTTCGTCAGCGGCGATCCGGGCAACTACCGCATGCGCAGCGTCGACGGTCACAGCCTGCCGGTGTCCAAGGTTTACCTCGATCAGATGGCCGCAGCCCTGACGATTCGCCAGAGCTTCTTCTCGATCAACCCGGCCGAACCGACCGTGCAGTTCAAACTGGAGCCGTACACCCTCGACCCGGCCGTGAGCCGTTCCGAGTTCAAGTTCGGCGACAAGACCATGGAATACCGCCACGGTCCGATTCTGCCGATGTCGTTCAAATGGCCGACCGACGCTGAAGACGGCCGCACCAGTCTGGTCATGGACAAAATGGCCGGACGTCCGATCGGCATCGAGAAGAACTCCGGCCCATGGTCGCTGTTCCGTCTGTTCGACCTGATGCAGACCGAGTACATGACCGGTCGCGACGTGCTGGTATTGAAAGCCGATGTGGGTGGCCTGCGCGCCAACTACCTGCTGACCAGTCAGCGCACGCCGAACCCGTTCGACATGGGCGTGCTGCGCACCTTCCGTATGCCGGTGCAGCTCTGA
- a CDS encoding PP2C family protein-serine/threonine phosphatase encodes MLVASAWRSAARTDPGKVRARNEDAFLDLPQHGLWVVADGMGGHQGGDIASQLIVASLAELPQHEDFDERLKAIRQCLHWLNRRLGQELTVTAGRHDSIMGSTVVALLVEGNRAACIWAGDSRCYMWRGQRLYQLSKDHSLQQQLIDEQQMSAEQAAAHPAAQALTRAVGAAETLTLDVLELEVYPGDAFLLCSDGLYQGLSSDALGNALSLSAPHVALERLFDGALRGAARDNLTAVVIRQ; translated from the coding sequence ATGCTGGTGGCCAGTGCCTGGCGCAGCGCGGCGCGTACCGACCCGGGCAAGGTGCGGGCGCGCAACGAAGATGCCTTCCTCGACTTGCCACAGCATGGGCTGTGGGTGGTCGCGGACGGCATGGGCGGTCATCAGGGTGGCGACATTGCCAGCCAGTTGATCGTCGCCAGTCTGGCTGAACTGCCGCAACACGAGGACTTCGACGAACGACTCAAAGCCATCCGCCAGTGCCTGCACTGGCTGAACCGGCGTTTGGGGCAAGAGTTGACGGTCACTGCCGGGCGTCACGACAGCATCATGGGCAGCACTGTCGTCGCGCTATTGGTGGAAGGCAATCGTGCGGCCTGCATCTGGGCCGGCGACAGCCGTTGCTATATGTGGCGTGGGCAGCGGCTGTATCAGCTGTCCAAGGACCATTCGCTGCAACAGCAATTGATCGACGAGCAACAAATGAGCGCCGAACAAGCGGCAGCGCATCCGGCGGCTCAAGCCTTGACCCGAGCCGTCGGTGCCGCCGAAACACTGACCCTGGATGTGCTGGAACTCGAGGTCTATCCGGGCGATGCGTTTTTGCTCTGCAGCGATGGTTTGTATCAGGGCCTGAGCAGCGATGCCCTCGGCAACGCCCTCAGCCTGAGCGCGCCGCATGTGGCGCTGGAACGTTTGTTCGACGGCGCCCTGCGTGGCGCCGCACGTGACAACCTGACTGCCGTGGTGATCCGCCAATGA